The Cryptococcus neoformans var. grubii H99 chromosome 13, complete sequence genomic interval ACTGACTATAGTTAGTTTGGATGTGACCAAGCGACCAAGACAACAGGTGATACATATCATCGAGGCATTTGCTCGTTTTGCCACATCCTTTGAAGGGCATTTGAGCGAGGAAGCTGCACAAGGTGGGATCTGAATTGCAAGACTGGTTCGTTTTAAGTTGACGACCCTTCACATCAGATTTTGGCACATTTGTAAACCGTCTGAGCAAATTGATTGCAGAATGGAGTTTCGACTTCGATCCCAATCCTATATTACAGAGCTGCGCCAAAATATTGGATCGCACGCCTTCAGCATCTTTAGTTGTACGGACTTCTCTTTTGGAGTTAGGAATCTTCTTTACTGACCCCCATTAAGCCTCTGTTGAGTCAAGTGTCAACCATATTGAACCATTGTATGGGCCATTTCGCGGTGAAGCGAGCTACAGCGATTCGATTGTTGGAATCTGGAGAAACAGCCTCTAGAAAAGCTCAGACTGAAAATCAGATACGAATAGTCCTATTTGAGATGGCTGGAGCTGCTATTAATGGATTACCTGTAACCCCTGAAGGTCTCTATACCCTTCTCAAAGTAAGTGCTTTTTTTGGACAGGGGGAATAGAAGCTGATAGTCTATCAAGTATCTCACCTCCGACGCCTTCTCTCGACCTGCTCCTGATTCACGAGTATCATCTGAGCAAATTCGTGTGCTATCAGACGCTTCTCCTGGCTGTGTCCACATCTTGCTCAACGGTCATCCGGCACTCGAGTCTAATTTGATGAGTGCAGAGGTGCTGGTTGCCGTCTTAAATGAGGCGGGGACGGTACTTTGTCAAACTGAGATGGTTGTGCCAGGTGCCATCAGCCGAAACGTAACGCAGTTGACTTTAGATGTAAGTGTCAGGGAGCAGACCAGTCATCGGCAGATATTAATATCCTCTGTTCTTTAGGCGGCTTCCTCACAAGTCAATTTTTTCCTCTATCTACTACTATCTTCCCTTGACCTTACGATGGGCCCTGCCCGTTCacgtcttctttccctttatccccttctctcccgAGCAACTTCCTTATGTCTTCGAGCAGCATCCGACTACATGTCACTTCAGGATGTTGAAGGCCATGGGACAttcctcatttccttgGCATTTATGGTTATGAGACTGGCGTTGCTGGCTGTCCGTGACGGACCAGTGTCGAATGAGGACCGAGAGAAAGGAgcgggagatgaagatgcggTGGATATCTTGTGGACCAGGATATGGCCTGAGTGGATCAGGCTGTTTAGACTGTCATTTGACCCCAACTGTGTCAATGGAGTAAGTATGTTCATTCCGATACGAAAGAGCTAACCCATGGTCAGGCTTTGAGGACTGTCACGCACTCTGTTTTCCTAGACCTCTTGACCTTCCTCGGCGGCATTTATTCACCTATCCTTCTACGCCACACCGAATCGCTCTCTGTAAATCTTGCCATGCTTGTTCAATACCAAGAAACATTAGGCGTGGCACCCTCCGGCAAGCTGCAGAAAGCAACGCAGATCATGGAAAAAGTCGGGACGCATAGTGTAGGGGGGGTGGCAGACAGAATGGGAATGATGGAGAGTTTGAAGGCGGACTTGCTGGCGATGGAGAGAATGAAAATTCTGAACAAGTAGGTCAATCATTGTATAACATTTATAGTACACTACTATTTGTACTGTTGTAATTCGTTTGATTCAATTCACGCACCGACCTTTCATTATTCCTTTTGGCCTTACCCTTCATGGAACAAACATTGTGACGTAACGACATGAAGTCGGAGTTTACTCTCTCTCCGTTCAGGCACGCCATGTACCAAGTTTTGGAAGGATGCAATCGTTCAAAGGGTGTTTTCGCTTCCTTCACATGGCAATTTTTTCAATAACTAATATTGATACAAGGTGTACTGACCAAGCAGTAGCTAAATTTACATATAATATATATAGTATCCCCATCGAcatcaagggcaagatcAACTATGCCGACTCCCAGAGTGACTCGCTCGCGCTCCTCTACCCCCCTTTCCGTCCGCACTGGTACCCGGTCAACGCCCCAGCCAGGTTCCTCCGCCCATCCTGGATCTCACCACAAAACTTCCGATGAACTTGCTCTGGAAGAAGCCGCTTCCCTCTTGCACACACCTACGGCGCGACTCAGAAGCCTGGGCAGTGCGGACATAGATGGATTGGATGGTGGTAGTGCTAGAGCGCTCAGACATAAACGGTTAAATCAAGTcagagaagaggttgaggttgtcagagagagaagcagaagtcctcagagagatgagaagataGTAGGGCAGAGCCAAGGACCAGAGGCAGAAGaaacggaagaagaggaggagcaggaagTGGAAAACTCACAGCAGACACCCGTGGACGGCGATaccgacgatgaggatgacgaggcCTCTCGGGAATTGATGGGTGTATCAACGTTTTCTGATGCTGGGAGTACACAACCTGTCGAAAAAAACCAGACTGAGGAAGATAATGTTCCTCTTTCGGCACCCTTATCGACAGGGCAGATTTTTTCTCAGCCTAGAGAAGTtgaagagtttgaagaGTCCGCGTCTGAATCTGGTTCCGAGACAGAATCTGCAAATTCTTCCGACTCTTCCCACTCATCATCTGAGTCGGAATCGGACTCGGAATCGGATTCCGAAGACGACTCATCAGATAGCGACAGcgatgaggacgatgagaaggaacgacttcttcaagctgctCGGGACGCCGCCAAGGCCAAGACAGCGGCTAGTATgaacgaaaaagagaaagagaatgAGGTGGATGACGAGATAGTGTTGCAATTCgacaaggaggagaaggaggcgtAAGTCAACTAGTCTCTTGTCTTGACAGGAAATTGACATCCATGATACAGTCCCATTCCCGATCTTGCCGTTCCCAAGCTTCCCAGAACTTATCTCTCATTCCCCAAAGAAGGCCGCGATCAAACCGCCACGTCTGTACCCTCGACCTCTGCCGGTCCCTCTCGTCTCCCTTCCcgatcttcttcgtctgaAAAGACTCCCGTTCCTGAGCTTGACGATCGACCCTACGAACGACCTTTGAGtaagagagagaaggcgCTTGTAAGTTCCCAATTTGATCGGCTTCGTAATGACTTATTCTAATTTGTCTTTCAGCAACCCCGCAAAGCCACTACTTCTGAGCTCTGGGCATCCATCCCTACTCCTCGGGCTGACATCTTGCCTCAGATGAGAAAGGATTACCGAGCGCTTGCTTTGGCCAACTCGTTGGATCCCAAGAGATTTATGAAGGGCGGTAGTAAGAGCGAAAAGATTCCCGAGTCCTTTGCTGTGGGTTACATTTCAATGAAAAATCAGGAATTTAGGCTGATATCCTCCAGATTGGTACCATGGTTGAGACTTCTCGTCAAATACGAGACACTACTCTTACAAAAGACAACAGATATCGTCCTGGACAAGTTGTCCAGAACATCATCAGGGACCAGGATATGGAAGGTTATGCAAAGAGGAAGTATGGCGATTTGCAGTGGTCCAAAATGGAGAACGgacgagggagaggatggaagaagagggccAAATGGCAATAATGAGTGTATGGGAGCGGTGTATGTACTTGTAGTAAGTGTTGAAGGTATGTGTATGGGCAGAGCTGACCATTAAGAGCAGGTGTACGTAGCATTTGCATCGCATGTTTCATAGCTCTGTCGTGGTTTCTGATTTCGTCCTTCATGCTTGCTTTCTTATActatctcttctctttcagTTGACGTAATTGCAAGGCCACGTGGCGCCGCGTCTTATGTGCCACGCTCCACTCAGTTATAACGCCGTAGCTAAAATTTTCCCTTTTGATCGGAGGAATTCGCATCCCGGAGTTGGCGCGCCCTGTGATTGGCTGACGGGTTCGAGGCCCCCTCCCGCCACCACGTCTTTTCCCACCCCGACTCCCATAACGGCCCTTCTACGGCTCCTCACAAAGGAAAACAGCAAAAAAATCGGGGGCAAGCGCCGTGAGCCACCGCCCACAACACTCAAACCCCTACGCATGGTCGCCCCCGGCAGAATGGTCACCTCGTCCCGCCGAATAGGGCGGGTGACCAACAAGACCAAGCTTATAATCTATCGCGGCTCAGACAAGGTCGACACTTCAGCGGCGGAAACGGTCCTGTGGGATCAGGAAGCCGGTGGAGCCGGGAAAGACAGCAACAAACATCAGCACATCGGTGCAACCGGTGTAGAGTCTGGTGAACTACTGGTACGTATCTGGATGTGCTCTTTTACTTTTCATTATGCATGCAGGGGGGTTGCATTAGGCAGTTCTTGAGGAAACGGGCCTCCAATTGGTGGTggagtttttttttctttttcactGGACGAAAGGAGGTCCGCGCGGGAAGAAGCGCGGCGTCGTGGCAGGATGTTTTCCTCCATCCATGCCTTTttcgccctcttcttcctgcgAGTGGGCCAGGATCGGAATGAATGCACGCGTTCTGTGCATCGGAGCAGATGTATAGGTCCATCCGGCGTGCATACACCGCCCAGGACACGTACAGTGGTCGTCTGACCGAATTTCCGTTTCCGGCAATTCGCGCCTTGTTTGTTTGTCATATAACTGATCCGCGTCTTGATACAGgaacatcatcttcaagcagCGTTGTCGTCcgcttccctcctccattcCAACAACAAACCCCCGTCGCCCAAGTCAGTCAAGGAAGCACCGGCTGCTGCGCTCAACTATCATATTCCTACACCAGACGCTACAGGCCTCGTCTCAGATACAGTTTTCAGCCAACTCTATCAGCGTACCAAGTACGTTGAACCTTACAACTTCATCAGGTTCTCGGATACGGTTGAGGAAAGCAGTTGCGGATGGGGAGGACTAGGTTATTGCATGGATGATGCGGATGAGCGATGGCTCAACGACTTCAACTCGAAAGCTGAGGGATCGAGTGGGGACGTAAAGTCCGATAAGGAGCAGGGACGAGGGATGAGGGTAAAGGGTAaagacaaggagaaggaaaagggtgaCGCTCCAGCTCCTTTGGTCATCTCTGAGGATATGTTTGAGTACATCATGGGAGTGTTTGAGAAGTACACCGAGGAGAATGCGCCAATGCTTCACACCGTGAGTCCGCATTGCCAGTTGGGTGTAATGACTGACGTCCCTTAAGGatctgtctcttcttcccccatTTTCTGCTGTCGAGAGTATGTTCTCGACACCCATCTCACCTGCATTCTTGCCCAGCAACGAAACGCCCAAGGAACTGGGTGACCTCAAAGCTTGTGCTaggatggcaaggaatGTCTACCCTCACTGGAAATCTCGACGGGAACAGCGACAGGGGAAATCCATCCTCCCCCAACTCAACTATGACGAAACCAACGACAACGACCCTTACGTCTGTTTCCGTCGACGAGATATCCGAGCTACCCGTAAAACCCGTCGTACCGACAACTTTTCCATTGAACAATTTCAGAAACTCCAATTCGAGCTCCGTAGTGCTTATGCTCTTGCGGACCGTGTGCTCACTCGTGAACGCGAGAAAAGGTCACTGTATGAGGCTGAAAAAGAACTCTGGGAGGCACGCTGGAAATTATTTGAAACCAAGAGACGCTGGCCTAGCTTGGGTATGACTAACGATGAGGAACACAAGATTACCGGTAGACCAACGGTCGTTCCCCCTATCCAAATTCCATCCCTCTCTGGTCAAACTCCTCTCACGTCGGGCCAGTCATCGTCGCATATGCGCAAGAGGACCGACAAGGatcgagaagaaagagctCAACGGGAGAGGTATGACGCACAGAGGAATGCGGAGAGATCGGGCGTTCTTTCTGGCAGGTCGAACGCTCCGGATGCTCTGAAAGAGAGGTTACAAGCTCTGCAGCAGAAGACGGAGGAAATGctggcgaggaagaaggaacaggATGCGTATTGGGACGACTCTACAGATGTAAGTTTCAACGATACCGCTTTTAGACTATTACTCATTCGATATCTTCAGTCCCCGTATCAACCGTTACC includes:
- a CDS encoding nucleolar protein produces the protein MPTPRVTRSRSSTPLSVRTGTRSTPQPGSSAHPGSHHKTSDELALEEAASLLHTPTARLRSLGSADIDGLDGGSARALRHKRLNQVREEVEVVRERSRSPQRDEKIVGQSQGPEAEETEEEEEQEVENSQQTPVDGDTDDEDDEASRELMGVSTFSDAGSTQPVEKNQTEEDNVPLSAPLSTGQIFSQPREVEEFEESASESGSETESANSSDSSHSSSESESDSESDSEDDSSDSDSDEDDEKERLLQAARDAAKAKTAASMNEKEKENEVDDEIVLQFDKEEKEAPIPDLAVPKLPRTYLSFPKEGRDQTATSVPSTSAGPSRLPSRSSSSEKTPVPELDDRPYERPLSKREKALQPRKATTSELWASIPTPRADILPQMRKDYRALALANSLDPKRFMKGGSKSEKIPESFAIGTMVETSRQIRDTTLTKDNRYRPGQVVQNIIRDQDMEGYAKRKYGDLQWSKMENGRGRGWKKRAKWQ